The following are encoded in a window of Thalassotalea insulae genomic DNA:
- a CDS encoding DsbE family thiol:disulfide interchange protein, translating into MNKIIRFIPLVLFIALGVVLYRGLSLNPQALPSALVGQKVPSFVLTQLLKPDNTLTEKDLQGDIVLLNVWGTWCVYCKYEHPYLVDIAQSGRVALYGLNYKDDRQDAKQWLVDYQNPYQLSIFDPLGKLGIELGVTAAPETFVIDKQGIIRMKHVGPIDGDIWQQKFLPMIEILEQES; encoded by the coding sequence GTGAATAAAATTATTCGCTTTATACCCTTGGTATTATTTATCGCCTTAGGTGTAGTGTTATATCGAGGCTTATCGCTAAATCCTCAAGCATTGCCGTCAGCATTAGTCGGACAAAAAGTGCCGAGTTTTGTCTTAACGCAGCTTTTAAAACCTGATAACACGTTAACCGAAAAGGATCTGCAAGGGGATATCGTGTTATTAAATGTCTGGGGTACTTGGTGTGTATATTGTAAGTATGAACACCCTTATCTGGTCGACATTGCCCAAAGTGGCAGGGTGGCATTGTACGGTTTAAATTATAAGGATGACCGCCAGGATGCAAAACAATGGCTGGTGGATTATCAAAATCCATATCAACTATCGATATTTGATCCATTAGGTAAATTAGGCATTGAACTTGGGGTGACCGCAGCTCCGGAAACTTTTGTGATTGATAAGCAGGGCATTATTCGGATGAAGCATGTTGGGCCGATTGATGGTGATATCTGGCAGCAAAAGTTTTTACCTATGATTGAAATTCTAGAGCAAGAGTCTTAA
- a CDS encoding cold-shock protein, protein MSDTVTGKVKFFNESKGFGFIEQENGPDVFVHFSAITGDGFRTLTDGQAVSFTVEQGQKGPEAKNVVAL, encoded by the coding sequence ATGTCTGATACAGTAACTGGTAAAGTAAAATTTTTTAACGAGTCAAAAGGCTTTGGTTTCATCGAACAAGAAAATGGTCCGGATGTTTTTGTTCACTTCAGTGCGATTACAGGTGACGGTTTCCGTACCTTAACTGATGGCCAAGCAGTGTCTTTTACTGTTGAACAAGGTCAAAAAGGCCCAGAAGCTAAGAACGTTGTTGCGTTATAG
- a CDS encoding DNA polymerase III subunit chi, which translates to MMNTQVMFYLLNKETSADKLQLALLHSCFQAAYFYRQQQRVFIYCQDQAQAHQIDELLWSFEPDSFVPHNLSGEGPKQGSAVEISWQPPTNRRPVLINLTSTVPTFAHQFSQIVDFVPSDEQLKQSARERFKAYRQLGFAVDNQPATQ; encoded by the coding sequence ATGATGAATACTCAAGTGATGTTTTACTTGCTAAATAAAGAGACAAGTGCAGATAAATTACAACTTGCACTGCTCCATAGCTGTTTTCAGGCGGCATATTTTTATCGTCAACAACAAAGAGTGTTTATCTATTGCCAGGACCAGGCACAAGCTCATCAAATTGATGAGCTGTTATGGTCATTTGAACCGGATAGCTTTGTTCCTCACAATCTTAGTGGTGAGGGGCCTAAGCAAGGTTCAGCGGTCGAGATCAGTTGGCAACCACCAACCAATCGTCGCCCGGTATTAATTAATTTAACGAGCACAGTACCCACTTTTGCTCATCAATTTTCACAAATCGTCGATTTTGTTCCCAGCGATGAACAGTTAAAGCAAAGTGCCAGAGAACGCTTTAAAGCTTATCGCCAACTAGGGTTTGCCGTGGATAATCAGCCGGCAACACAATAG
- a CDS encoding heme lyase CcmF/NrfE family subunit, whose amino-acid sequence MIPELGQFALIIGLAFAMCLSLVPLIGVYSHQPKLVAYAKPLTFGMFAFTAISIVILGYSFVIDDFSVKYIAGHSNSHLPYYFKISAVWGGHEGSLLLWVFSLTAWTMAVAHFSKGIDQAFTARVLAVLGMIAVGFMFFTLVTSNPFERLWPAVPQEGRDLNPLLQDVGLIIHPPMLYLGYVGFAVSFAFAIAALMCGKLDAAWARWARPWVVAAWIFLTLGIALGSWWAYYELGWGGWWFWDPVENASFMPWLVGTGLLHSLAVTEKRGTFRNWTVLLAIFAFSLSLLGTFLVRSGVITSVHSFAADPTRGAFILLLLALAVGGSLTLFAFRASNVASFSRFSFYSRETALLLCNIILVVAAVTVLLGTIYPLILDAAGLGKISVGPPYFNAVFVPIMSVLFVIMGIGPLIRWKKAKKGELRKQITKPSVFSILLGGAFPLLYDGEINVLASFGMILAFWVSLVVLKDLRNQAKTSVGRYQLSRISLSQWGMTVAHMGIAVTIVGVTLVSSYEKEISVKMFENDTVNISGYDVTFKGIKQVQGPNYSAEQGQLEVAKDGDFIALLKPERRTYMVQTMGMTEAGIDPGLFRDVYVALGDPLPGNAWAIRVHFKPFVRWIWLGAIFMAFGGFMAMLDKRYRRKKTAKAAEKANPVVQQPVVEGA is encoded by the coding sequence ATGATACCTGAGTTAGGGCAATTTGCCTTAATCATTGGCTTAGCCTTTGCTATGTGTTTAAGCCTAGTACCTTTAATAGGTGTGTATAGTCATCAGCCAAAACTGGTCGCTTATGCCAAACCATTAACTTTTGGTATGTTCGCTTTTACAGCGATTAGTATTGTTATTTTGGGCTACAGCTTTGTCATCGATGATTTCTCCGTCAAATATATCGCTGGACATTCGAATTCACATTTACCTTACTATTTCAAAATCAGCGCTGTCTGGGGAGGTCATGAAGGCTCATTGTTATTATGGGTTTTTTCGTTAACCGCCTGGACCATGGCAGTAGCTCATTTTAGTAAAGGTATAGATCAGGCATTTACTGCTCGAGTATTGGCGGTGTTAGGCATGATTGCTGTCGGCTTTATGTTTTTTACGTTAGTGACCTCTAATCCGTTTGAACGTCTATGGCCAGCGGTGCCGCAAGAAGGGCGGGATTTAAATCCGCTATTACAGGATGTCGGTTTGATCATCCATCCGCCAATGTTGTATTTAGGTTATGTAGGTTTTGCTGTGTCTTTTGCCTTTGCGATTGCGGCATTAATGTGCGGTAAACTTGATGCTGCTTGGGCAAGGTGGGCACGACCTTGGGTCGTCGCTGCCTGGATTTTCTTAACGTTAGGTATAGCGTTAGGTAGCTGGTGGGCATATTACGAACTTGGCTGGGGAGGCTGGTGGTTTTGGGATCCAGTTGAAAATGCGTCGTTCATGCCGTGGTTAGTCGGAACAGGTTTATTGCATTCATTGGCGGTTACCGAAAAACGGGGTACCTTTAGAAACTGGACGGTATTACTTGCTATTTTTGCCTTTAGCTTAAGCCTATTGGGTACTTTCTTAGTACGCTCGGGCGTTATTACCTCGGTGCATTCTTTTGCCGCCGATCCAACCCGTGGTGCCTTTATCTTATTATTATTGGCTCTGGCGGTAGGTGGTTCATTAACCTTATTTGCGTTTCGCGCGTCGAATGTCGCTAGTTTTAGCCGTTTTTCATTCTATTCCCGCGAAACCGCGCTATTACTATGTAATATTATTTTAGTGGTTGCTGCAGTGACCGTACTATTAGGCACTATTTATCCGCTTATTTTAGATGCTGCTGGATTAGGTAAAATCTCCGTTGGCCCGCCGTACTTTAACGCGGTGTTTGTGCCAATTATGAGTGTGTTGTTTGTCATTATGGGGATAGGACCGTTAATTCGCTGGAAAAAGGCAAAAAAAGGTGAGTTACGTAAGCAAATTACGAAACCGTCAGTTTTCAGTATCTTGCTCGGTGGCGCATTTCCATTGCTGTACGACGGAGAAATCAATGTACTGGCAAGTTTTGGCATGATATTGGCGTTTTGGGTGTCATTGGTTGTGTTAAAAGATTTGCGTAATCAGGCAAAAACCAGCGTAGGGCGTTATCAGTTGTCTCGCATCAGTTTAAGCCAGTGGGGGATGACGGTGGCTCATATGGGCATTGCCGTCACTATTGTTGGTGTCACTTTGGTTTCCAGTTATGAAAAAGAAATCAGCGTCAAGATGTTTGAAAATGATACCGTGAATATTTCGGGTTATGATGTAACGTTTAAAGGTATTAAGCAGGTGCAAGGGCCTAATTATAGCGCGGAGCAAGGGCAACTAGAGGTTGCCAAAGACGGAGACTTTATTGCCTTGCTTAAACCTGAGCGTCGTACTTATATGGTACAAACGATGGGGATGACAGAAGCTGGCATAGACCCTGGGCTGTTTCGTGATGTTTATGTTGCCTTGGGCGACCCGTTACCTGGAAATGCTTGGGCAATCAGGGTCCATTTTAAACCTTTTGTTCGCTGGATCTGGCTTGGCGCTATCTTTATGGCATTTGGTGGTTTTATGGCGATGTTGGATAAACGTTATCGCCGCAAAAAAACGGCAAAAGCAGCAGAAAAAGCTAACCCCGTTGTTCAACAACCGGTAGTTGAAGGAGCATAA
- the ccmI gene encoding c-type cytochrome biogenesis protein CcmI: MIELLIIVIALVLLLLVVIWGHFLTQNRHQAAADNSFRDQTNVRLYHEHKAEIEQDYQQGALDSESYQYLKTELDQSLLQDIEDNSKEARQQHSDSRQLSIFWPVVLSVFILGFSGYFYQQNGAFDLIASTPQARAGHEMLDEQQQVIVQVQKLKQLTEQQPKNADAWYQLGQALVGIGEFSEALSAFDQVIAIDGEHADLYGAKAQASYYQNQQRITPQVQGFIDKALALDARDPSTNILLGMDQFTNKAYQQAIDYWQLVIADARPTVNIEALQGAIDEAKNRLSLTSGVIAKNTGLPAPELALHVSISEEIAQQLSISEDNVVFVYAIPANGSRMPLAAVKLKASDLPIDVVLNDARAMSPQAKLSDAEKVHLYAIISSDGGVGIKSGDYKAELQNIDVRRTTPIELVIDSVVQ, encoded by the coding sequence ATGATTGAACTACTCATTATTGTTATTGCCCTTGTCTTATTACTATTAGTGGTGATCTGGGGACATTTTCTTACACAAAACAGACATCAGGCTGCGGCAGATAACAGTTTTCGTGATCAAACCAATGTCCGTCTATATCACGAACATAAAGCGGAAATTGAACAGGATTACCAGCAAGGAGCATTGGACAGTGAAAGTTATCAGTATTTAAAAACTGAACTTGATCAAAGTTTGTTGCAAGACATAGAAGATAACAGCAAAGAAGCGCGACAGCAGCACTCGGACAGTCGTCAGTTATCGATATTTTGGCCTGTAGTGTTGAGTGTTTTTATTCTGGGTTTTAGTGGTTATTTTTATCAGCAAAATGGTGCGTTTGATTTAATTGCTAGTACGCCGCAAGCTCGCGCCGGTCATGAGATGCTTGATGAGCAGCAACAAGTGATAGTACAAGTACAAAAGCTTAAACAGCTAACTGAGCAACAACCAAAAAATGCAGATGCCTGGTATCAACTGGGACAGGCATTAGTTGGGATAGGAGAATTTAGCGAAGCGCTATCCGCTTTTGATCAGGTTATTGCGATTGATGGCGAACATGCGGATTTATACGGCGCGAAAGCACAGGCGAGTTACTACCAGAATCAACAGAGAATAACTCCTCAAGTACAAGGTTTTATTGATAAAGCGTTGGCGTTAGATGCTCGCGATCCGTCTACTAATATTTTGTTAGGCATGGATCAGTTTACCAATAAAGCTTACCAGCAAGCCATTGATTATTGGCAGTTAGTTATAGCTGATGCTCGACCAACAGTGAATATTGAGGCGTTGCAGGGCGCAATTGACGAAGCGAAAAATCGCTTGTCTCTAACAAGTGGTGTTATTGCTAAAAATACCGGTTTACCTGCACCTGAGCTCGCGTTACATGTCAGTATCAGTGAAGAAATCGCACAGCAATTGAGTATAAGTGAAGATAACGTAGTGTTTGTCTATGCTATTCCAGCCAATGGCTCCCGGATGCCACTTGCAGCCGTGAAATTAAAAGCCAGTGACTTGCCGATTGATGTTGTGCTGAACGATGCCCGAGCAATGTCGCCACAGGCTAAGTTAAGTGATGCAGAAAAGGTGCACCTATATGCCATTATTTCCAGTGACGGTGGCGTGGGAATTAAGTCCGGTGATTATAAAGCGGAATTACAAAACATTGACGTCAGACGTACGACACCGATTGAATTGGTGATTGACAGTGTCGTTCAATAA
- a CDS encoding cytochrome c-type biogenesis protein: MKKLVHLLFIAVTICFTAQAWSTDTYQFQDEVTQKRYQSLVKELRCPKCQNQNLADSNAPIAADLRREVYELLQQGKSDGEIVDFMVKRYGDFVLYRPKVSTLTYVLWFGPAVLLLIGVIVVVIILRKKPARKVQKSLSNQQQNKLAEILKDK, translated from the coding sequence ATGAAAAAACTAGTTCATTTATTATTCATTGCCGTGACTATCTGCTTTACTGCTCAGGCTTGGAGTACTGATACTTATCAATTTCAGGATGAAGTCACGCAGAAAAGATACCAGTCTTTAGTGAAAGAGTTGCGTTGTCCCAAATGTCAAAATCAAAACTTGGCTGATTCTAATGCTCCGATAGCAGCAGACTTGCGCCGTGAAGTGTATGAATTGCTGCAACAAGGAAAGTCAGACGGTGAAATCGTCGATTTTATGGTGAAACGTTATGGTGATTTTGTCCTCTATCGACCAAAAGTCTCTACGTTAACTTATGTCTTATGGTTTGGTCCTGCGGTATTGTTACTTATCGGCGTGATTGTTGTGGTGATTATTTTGCGGAAAAAGCCAGCGAGAAAAGTGCAAAAATCGTTATCAAATCAACAACAAAATAAACTTGCTGAAATTTTAAAAGATAAATAA
- the hemH gene encoding ferrochelatase, whose amino-acid sequence MKSRYLGRDKSIHQQSRKIGVLLTNLGTPDAPTSSALRKYLREFLSDPRVVEIPRLLWLMILHGIILRVRPKKSAKLYQSIWTEQGSPLLVISEKLTKKVALKLNAERDDLLVDLAMRYGEPAIAPALDNFQQQGVDNIVVLPLYPQYAGPTTASTFDAVVNTIKRWRWIPSLHFVSGYYQHPLYIAALANSIEEHIAQHGKPDKLVLSYHGMPKYFLDSGDPYYCFCHQTTKLVADKLGLDANDYVMTFQSRFGKAEWLKPYTDATLAELAQSGDKHVAVISPAFSVDCLETLEELVHENREVFIQAGGREYHYIAALNDRDDHCQLITELVKEQLP is encoded by the coding sequence TTGAAATCTCGTTATTTGGGTCGCGACAAGTCAATCCACCAACAAAGTAGAAAAATAGGCGTGCTACTGACTAATCTCGGCACGCCGGATGCACCTACCAGTAGCGCATTAAGAAAATATCTGCGGGAATTTTTATCCGATCCCAGAGTTGTTGAAATTCCACGGTTACTGTGGTTGATGATCCTTCACGGCATTATTTTACGAGTCAGACCGAAAAAATCGGCTAAGCTCTATCAAAGTATCTGGACGGAGCAGGGCTCGCCGTTATTGGTGATCTCTGAAAAGTTAACCAAAAAAGTTGCATTGAAGTTAAACGCGGAGCGTGATGATTTATTAGTTGATCTAGCGATGCGTTATGGCGAACCTGCTATTGCACCGGCGCTTGATAATTTTCAGCAGCAAGGAGTGGATAATATTGTTGTTCTGCCTTTATATCCACAGTATGCCGGGCCGACAACCGCTTCTACTTTTGATGCGGTGGTTAATACCATTAAACGGTGGCGCTGGATCCCATCATTGCACTTTGTAAGCGGTTATTATCAGCATCCGCTATATATTGCAGCTTTAGCGAATAGTATTGAAGAACATATAGCTCAACATGGTAAGCCGGATAAGTTAGTGTTGTCGTATCATGGTATGCCTAAGTACTTTCTCGACAGTGGAGATCCATATTACTGTTTTTGTCATCAAACCACTAAGCTGGTGGCAGATAAATTAGGGTTAGATGCTAATGATTACGTGATGACGTTCCAGTCACGTTTTGGTAAGGCGGAGTGGCTCAAACCTTATACTGATGCTACCTTGGCTGAATTGGCGCAATCAGGTGATAAACACGTCGCAGTAATAAGCCCAGCGTTTAGTGTTGATTGTTTAGAAACATTGGAAGAGTTGGTGCATGAAAACCGCGAGGTTTTTATTCAAGCCGGTGGTCGAGAGTATCATTATATCGCAGCGCTAAATGATCGAGATGATCATTGTCAGTTAATTACTGAGTTGGTGAAAGAACAACTGCCTTAA
- a CDS encoding valine--tRNA ligase, with amino-acid sequence MEKTFNPSDIEQALYQSWEEQGYFSPTGEGDGYCIAIPPPNVTGSLHMGHAFQQTIMDTLIRYQRMQGKNTLWQSGSDHAGIATQMVVERKIAAEEDKTRHDYGREAFIDKIWQWKEQSGGTISEQMRRLGNSIDWNRERFTMDDGMSEAVQEVFVRLFEDDLIYRGKRLVNWDPKFHTAISDLEVENKDKKGHMWHLRYPLANGAKTADGLDYLIVATTRPETMLGDTGVAVNPEDPRYKDLIGQHVLLPLVNRLIPIVGDDHADMEKGTGCVKITPAHDFNDNEVGKRCGLAMINIFDKNAAVLAQAEVYDTNGEVSEQYSAELPADIAGLDRFEARKVIVEQFEQLGLLDSVKDHDLVAPYGDRSGVIIEPLLTDQWYVRAAPLAKPAVEAVENGDIEFVPKQYENMYFAWMRDIQDWCISRQLWWGHRIPAWYDQNGKVYVGRSEQEVRTKHSLADDILLKQDDDVLDTWFSSALWTFSTLGWPNSMEDIKKFHSTDVLVTGFDIIFFWVARMIMMTMHFIKDENGQPQVPFKKVYVTGLIRDENGDKMSKSKGNVVDPLDMIDGISLDDLLEKRTGNMMQPQLAQKITKLTKKEYPNGIEAHGTDALRFTLTSVASTGRDINWDMKRLDGYRNFCNKLWNASRYVLMNTEEHDCGLNNSEVEYSLADRWIKSQLQQTIKSVHENFAQFRFDLASQALYEFTWNQFCDWYLELTKPVLFKGNEAQQRGTRQTLVETLETLLRLMHPIMPFITETIWQRVVPLTNFAKNGNSIMTQAFPQVDQQQVDSQASEDLEWVKQFIVAIRNIRGEMDIAPSKPLPVLLKNVSSEDQRRLDENQQFLASLAKLESIQVLADNEEGPAAASAVVGELSLLIPMAGLIDKDAELARLSKAIEKLEKDTQKISAKLGNENFVAKAPAAVIDKEKAKLADAESTLAKMVEQKEQIAAL; translated from the coding sequence ATGGAAAAAACATTTAATCCTTCTGACATTGAACAAGCCCTTTACCAAAGCTGGGAAGAGCAAGGTTATTTTAGTCCAACCGGCGAAGGCGACGGTTACTGCATCGCCATTCCACCACCGAATGTCACAGGTAGTTTGCATATGGGGCATGCGTTCCAGCAGACTATTATGGATACCTTAATTCGTTATCAACGGATGCAAGGTAAAAATACTTTATGGCAGTCAGGTAGTGACCATGCGGGTATTGCCACCCAAATGGTCGTAGAGCGTAAAATTGCCGCAGAAGAAGATAAAACTCGTCATGATTACGGCCGTGAAGCTTTTATCGATAAAATTTGGCAATGGAAAGAACAATCTGGCGGTACCATCAGCGAGCAAATGCGTCGTTTAGGTAATTCAATCGACTGGAACCGCGAACGTTTTACCATGGACGACGGCATGTCTGAAGCGGTTCAGGAAGTGTTTGTTCGTTTATTTGAAGATGACCTAATTTACCGTGGTAAACGATTAGTTAACTGGGATCCAAAATTCCACACCGCAATCTCAGATCTGGAAGTGGAAAACAAAGACAAAAAAGGTCACATGTGGCATTTGCGTTACCCACTAGCGAATGGTGCCAAAACCGCTGATGGTTTAGATTACTTAATCGTTGCCACTACTCGCCCTGAAACAATGCTCGGTGACACAGGTGTCGCAGTTAACCCTGAAGATCCTCGCTATAAAGATTTAATTGGCCAGCACGTTTTATTACCGCTAGTTAACCGTTTGATCCCAATTGTTGGTGATGATCATGCCGATATGGAAAAAGGCACAGGTTGTGTAAAAATAACCCCAGCTCACGACTTTAATGATAACGAAGTTGGCAAGCGCTGTGGCTTAGCCATGATTAACATCTTTGATAAAAATGCTGCCGTATTAGCTCAGGCGGAAGTTTATGATACTAACGGTGAAGTAAGCGAGCAGTATTCAGCTGAATTACCGGCAGATATCGCTGGTTTAGACCGCTTTGAAGCACGCAAAGTTATTGTTGAACAATTCGAGCAACTTGGCTTACTTGATAGCGTCAAAGATCACGATTTAGTCGCACCATACGGTGATCGTTCAGGCGTAATAATTGAACCTCTATTAACCGACCAATGGTATGTTCGAGCAGCACCATTAGCAAAACCGGCAGTAGAAGCAGTTGAAAATGGCGATATTGAATTTGTTCCTAAGCAATATGAAAACATGTACTTTGCTTGGATGCGCGATATTCAGGATTGGTGCATTTCACGGCAATTATGGTGGGGACATAGAATTCCAGCATGGTATGATCAAAACGGTAAAGTCTATGTTGGCCGCAGTGAACAGGAAGTGCGCACTAAACATTCGTTAGCTGACGATATCCTGTTGAAGCAAGATGACGATGTACTCGATACTTGGTTCTCTTCTGCTCTTTGGACCTTCTCAACCTTAGGCTGGCCAAATTCGATGGAAGATATTAAAAAATTCCATTCTACCGACGTGCTAGTTACCGGCTTTGATATCATCTTTTTCTGGGTTGCTCGGATGATCATGATGACCATGCATTTTATTAAAGATGAAAATGGTCAGCCACAAGTACCGTTTAAGAAGGTCTATGTCACAGGCCTTATTCGCGATGAAAATGGCGATAAAATGAGTAAGTCTAAAGGTAACGTTGTCGATCCTTTGGATATGATCGACGGTATCTCGTTAGATGATTTATTAGAAAAACGCACTGGGAATATGATGCAGCCCCAGCTGGCACAAAAAATTACCAAGCTTACCAAGAAAGAATACCCAAATGGTATTGAAGCTCATGGCACCGATGCACTGCGTTTTACCTTAACGTCGGTTGCCTCAACCGGTCGTGATATCAATTGGGATATGAAGCGTTTAGACGGTTACCGCAATTTCTGTAATAAACTATGGAATGCCAGCCGTTACGTATTAATGAATACCGAAGAACACGACTGTGGCTTAAATAATAGTGAAGTTGAATACTCACTGGCTGATCGCTGGATCAAATCACAATTACAGCAAACGATTAAATCGGTCCATGAAAATTTTGCCCAGTTCCGCTTTGACTTGGCCTCGCAGGCCTTATATGAATTCACTTGGAATCAATTTTGTGACTGGTATCTGGAACTTACTAAACCGGTATTATTTAAAGGCAATGAAGCGCAGCAACGCGGTACACGTCAAACTTTAGTAGAAACTTTGGAGACCTTGCTACGTTTAATGCACCCGATCATGCCGTTTATCACCGAAACTATCTGGCAACGTGTGGTGCCACTGACTAATTTTGCGAAAAATGGGAACAGTATTATGACCCAAGCCTTTCCGCAAGTTGACCAGCAGCAAGTCGATAGTCAAGCAAGTGAAGATCTAGAATGGGTTAAACAATTTATCGTTGCTATTCGTAATATTCGCGGTGAAATGGACATTGCACCAAGCAAGCCACTGCCAGTATTACTGAAAAATGTCAGTAGTGAAGATCAGCGCCGTTTGGATGAAAATCAACAATTTTTAGCGTCATTAGCCAAGTTAGAATCGATTCAGGTCTTAGCCGATAACGAAGAAGGTCCAGCTGCCGCGAGCGCAGTGGTTGGTGAGTTATCGTTATTGATCCCTATGGCAGGGTTAATCGATAAAGATGCAGAGCTAGCTCGCTTAAGCAAAGCCATTGAAAAGCTTGAAAAAGATACGCAAAAAATCAGTGCCAAACTCGGTAATGAAAATTTTGTTGCCAAAGCACCAGCCGCCGTAATTGATAAAGAAAAAGCCAAATTGGCTGATGCAGAATCGACATTGGCGAAAATGGTTGAGCAAAAAGAGCAAATCGCCGCACTTTAG